One window of Alkaliphilus metalliredigens QYMF genomic DNA carries:
- a CDS encoding DUF5305 domain-containing protein — translation MKFKINKKIRIALLFIIALILVTTASVLYREYKNPRYQAEIVQLYKYNNRTNINYEVFLKPNILYEQDRLGEGEVYITEFVDYIRTSYSYEFDGESDAQIEGDYEIIAQVEGYTGSGESYRSIWKKNFILFPKQKFNTKEKGLILKEEISISLDEYNDFAKQVIEASKISTSVEVSVIMNINLKADTGNGLVEEKLNPMIVMPLNTSSFEISGNLAEGRSGNIEETKQVQLPVDNKKIMIYGIIIGIFILVLILMIFFTKSKIITDPLEKKLKKIFKKHGDRLVALNSDLVITTESCNNVKSIEDLVRIADEIGKPMMYKHNTDYKEIKKFYVTNEDEVYILDLNETFVKNELSNKEELSNKEDGAVES, via the coding sequence ATGAAATTTAAAATAAATAAGAAGATTAGAATTGCATTATTGTTTATCATTGCACTTATTTTAGTGACTACAGCTAGCGTTTTGTATAGAGAATATAAAAATCCACGATATCAAGCTGAGATAGTACAATTATATAAATATAATAATAGAACGAATATTAATTATGAGGTTTTTTTAAAACCCAATATATTATATGAGCAAGATCGTCTTGGTGAGGGAGAGGTATATATAACAGAATTTGTAGATTATATAAGAACTTCTTACAGCTATGAATTTGATGGAGAAAGTGATGCACAAATCGAGGGTGATTATGAAATTATCGCGCAGGTTGAGGGGTATACGGGCTCTGGAGAAAGCTACAGGAGCATATGGAAGAAAAATTTTATCTTATTTCCAAAACAAAAGTTTAATACAAAGGAAAAAGGTCTAATACTTAAAGAGGAGATTAGCATAAGCCTAGATGAATATAATGACTTTGCCAAGCAGGTTATTGAAGCTTCGAAAATTAGTACAAGCGTTGAAGTATCTGTAATAATGAATATAAACCTAAAGGCAGATACAGGCAATGGACTTGTTGAAGAAAAGTTGAATCCGATGATCGTAATGCCACTCAATACAAGTAGTTTTGAGATATCAGGGAATTTAGCTGAAGGAAGATCTGGAAATATTGAAGAAACTAAACAAGTACAATTACCAGTAGATAATAAAAAAATCATGATTTATGGAATAATAATTGGTATATTTATTTTAGTATTAATTCTCATGATATTCTTTACCAAGAGCAAAATAATTACAGACCCCCTTGAGAAGAAGCTTAAAAAGATATTTAAAAAACATGGTGATAGACTTGTAGCTCTAAATAGTGACCTAGTAATTACCACTGAAAGTTGCAATAATGTCAAATCTATAGAGGATTTAGTTAGAATCGCTGATGAAATAGGTAAACCTATGATGTATAAGCATAACACAGATTATAAAGAGATAAAGAAGTTTTATGTAACTAATGAGGATGAAGTATACATATTAGACCTAAATGAAACATTTGTTAAAAATGAACTAAGCAACAAAGAAGAATTGAGCAACAAAGAAGACGGTGCAGTAGAATCTTAA
- a CDS encoding S-layer homology domain-containing protein, whose amino-acid sequence MKSKKNFVKMILKFLVLILVVGYFASDIVELTYSTINQSGPDVTVTINNDGSISQEGNLFGDKLLYPGKEADGVSGVIRIQNQYNAAQISNLGVGVELKNVNQAYDQGMVYDSFINHMKLSIRKGKLPISNIFEKHIIKDRSLKDLLYIKNDASENGYMLESSEQFSISRNDFIDLQYALYMDQEAGNELQSVRADLSFLINVHGDIIDDPGNGGNGGNGGNGGNGDNGNNGDNGNNGSNDKEELVEEPVEIIPDLNGHWAHDCIETLLREGIIVGYPDGSIKPNNPITRAESAVLIAKALKIEKQDKFFSGYIDPLPGWAKGYIIAVSEKNIFVGYPMKLFRPNRNITREEMVTVLIKGFEKELTPDMKLEYTDKEDIGEWALEYVKAGTSHEILRGYPDGSFKPKQEITRAEAFTIICKLLGLHEEH is encoded by the coding sequence ATGAAAAGCAAGAAGAATTTTGTTAAGATGATTTTAAAGTTTCTTGTTCTCATACTGGTTGTAGGTTACTTTGCCAGTGATATTGTAGAATTAACCTACTCCACTATAAACCAAAGTGGCCCTGATGTAACTGTCACCATTAATAACGATGGAAGCATATCACAAGAAGGTAATCTCTTTGGAGATAAATTGTTGTACCCAGGAAAAGAAGCGGATGGGGTTAGTGGTGTTATACGTATACAAAACCAGTATAATGCTGCCCAAATTAGTAACCTAGGTGTGGGGGTTGAACTAAAGAACGTTAATCAAGCCTATGACCAAGGGATGGTGTATGACTCTTTTATCAACCATATGAAATTAAGCATTAGAAAAGGAAAGCTACCTATATCCAATATATTTGAAAAGCATATAATAAAGGATAGGAGTTTAAAAGATTTACTGTATATAAAAAATGATGCCAGTGAAAATGGATATATGTTGGAGTCTTCAGAACAATTTTCCATCAGTAGAAACGATTTTATAGATCTACAGTACGCATTATATATGGACCAAGAAGCTGGAAATGAACTTCAAAGCGTAAGAGCAGACTTATCATTTTTAATTAATGTTCATGGAGATATAATTGATGATCCAGGTAATGGAGGTAACGGAGGTAACGGAGGTAATGGAGGTAATGGAGACAATGGAAACAATGGAGACAATGGAAACAATGGGTCAAATGATAAAGAGGAGTTAGTGGAGGAACCGGTAGAGATCATACCTGATCTAAACGGACACTGGGCCCACGATTGTATCGAGACATTGCTACGAGAGGGAATCATAGTCGGATATCCTGATGGAAGCATAAAGCCAAATAACCCAATTACACGGGCAGAGTCAGCGGTATTGATTGCAAAGGCATTAAAGATTGAAAAACAGGATAAGTTCTTCTCAGGCTATATAGACCCACTACCGGGATGGGCCAAGGGCTATATCATTGCTGTATCAGAGAAGAATATCTTCGTTGGATATCCAATGAAATTATTTAGGCCAAATCGGAATATCACCCGAGAAGAAATGGTGACGGTACTGATAAAGGGATTTGAAAAAGAACTGACTCCTGATATGAAGTTAGAATATACAGATAAAGAGGATATCGGAGAATGGGCATTGGAATATGTCAAGGCAGGAACCAGTCATGAAATATTGCGTGGTTATCCCGATGGAAGCTTTAAACCGAAGCAAGAAATTACCCGAGCTGAGGCATTCACCATAATTTGCAAGCTGCTAGGATTACATGAAGAACATTAG
- a CDS encoding DUF5658 family protein, with amino-acid sequence MFKEKKYKLLWVLLFGTGVFNVCDYFLTLKAIGMGYEEANPLVDGILHTPLFPITKLLIVPALLVLIWFLRKRVGKRVMLYAWTVFIAYFSLMIYFGGIFLS; translated from the coding sequence ATGTTCAAGGAAAAAAAATATAAATTATTGTGGGTACTGTTGTTTGGAACAGGAGTGTTTAATGTATGTGATTATTTTCTGACATTAAAAGCCATTGGAATGGGTTATGAAGAGGCAAATCCTCTTGTTGATGGGATCCTACATACACCTTTGTTTCCTATCACTAAGCTTTTAATTGTTCCAGCATTGTTGGTGCTTATTTGGTTTTTACGTAAAAGAGTAGGTAAAAGAGTAATGCTATATGCATGGACAGTCTTTATCGCATACTTTTCCTTGATGATCTATTTTGGAGGGATTTTTCTCTCATAA
- a CDS encoding MATE family efflux transporter has product MKVIARLGLPAGLQSGLFTVFAMFIARIVAQWGAVPIAVQRVGSQIEALSWMTANGFSTALSAFVGQNYGAGKWERIQKGYYASLRIISVFGLGVTCLLIFAARPIFSVFLPEPEAVAYGIVYLQILGLSQVFMCIEITTAGAFNGLGRTIPPSIVGIAFNALRIPAALILSASMLGLNGVWWSISMTSVFKGIVLTTWFVALLQRQAFQVTNAGIKST; this is encoded by the coding sequence ATGAAGGTCATCGCTAGACTGGGACTACCAGCGGGCTTGCAGAGCGGATTATTCACCGTTTTCGCCATGTTCATCGCAAGGATTGTTGCACAATGGGGAGCGGTACCCATTGCAGTACAAAGGGTAGGGTCTCAGATAGAAGCACTCTCATGGATGACGGCAAACGGATTTTCAACGGCCCTCAGTGCCTTTGTTGGACAAAATTATGGAGCTGGAAAGTGGGAGCGAATTCAGAAGGGCTATTATGCTTCTCTGCGGATTATCAGTGTGTTTGGGTTAGGGGTTACCTGTTTGTTGATCTTTGCTGCGAGGCCCATTTTTAGTGTTTTTTTACCGGAGCCAGAAGCAGTGGCTTATGGCATTGTGTATTTGCAAATTTTGGGCCTTTCTCAGGTCTTTATGTGTATTGAGATCACAACGGCTGGAGCCTTTAATGGACTAGGGAGAACCATCCCACCATCCATTGTAGGTATTGCATTTAATGCCCTTCGGATTCCAGCAGCATTGATCCTTTCCGCTAGTATGCTAGGGTTAAATGGGGTTTGGTGGAGTATTAGCATGACAAGCGTTTTCAAGGGGATTGTATTGACAACATGGTTCGTAGCACTGCTTCAAAGACAAGCTTTTCAAGTAACGAATGCTGGTATTAAATCTACCTAG
- a CDS encoding IclR family transcriptional regulator, translated as MSQEEHRSTARVLDILKLLAFSDKGYSLTEISKLIGAPKSSLFPIVQTLHKRNFIALDQSSSKYTIGLNSFIVGSSYIEHLDIVSYIREEMKTIVASCSETCQLGILHKNEVLYIAKVDSSQPIRLISYVGKKIPAYATALGKALLSQFTDEEVQILYPEALVPYTENTIVNIKELIHQLQAVRKTKIAYEKEEVAEHIQCIAVPLEKSNQIIAAISISIPIFRVNKEKLLEIEKQLLKSKERIEQLLDNINFDPDKFFSV; from the coding sequence ATGAGCCAAGAAGAACATCGTTCAACAGCTAGGGTTCTAGATATACTTAAACTACTAGCTTTTTCAGATAAAGGTTATTCTCTAACGGAAATATCTAAACTTATTGGTGCACCCAAAAGTAGTCTTTTTCCGATTGTTCAAACACTCCACAAGAGAAATTTTATTGCGCTAGATCAATCCTCTTCAAAATATACGATTGGCCTAAACTCCTTTATCGTTGGGTCTTCCTACATAGAGCACTTGGATATTGTCTCCTATATAAGAGAAGAAATGAAAACCATCGTTGCGTCCTGTTCAGAAACCTGTCAACTGGGTATTTTGCATAAAAATGAAGTGCTCTATATTGCTAAGGTAGATTCATCTCAGCCCATAAGGCTTATATCCTACGTGGGGAAAAAAATTCCTGCCTACGCAACAGCCCTTGGTAAGGCATTATTGAGTCAATTTACCGACGAAGAGGTTCAGATATTATATCCTGAAGCATTAGTTCCTTACACTGAAAATACCATTGTAAATATTAAAGAACTTATTCATCAATTACAGGCAGTTAGAAAAACAAAAATAGCCTATGAAAAAGAGGAGGTAGCTGAGCATATTCAATGCATTGCCGTTCCCTTAGAAAAATCTAATCAAATTATCGCTGCCATCAGTATCTCGATTCCAATATTTAGAGTAAACAAGGAGAAACTTCTTGAAATTGAAAAACAATTATTAAAATCAAAAGAAAGAATTGAACAATTGCTCGACAATATAAACTTTGACCCCGATAAATTTTTCTCTGTTTGA
- a CDS encoding GntP family permease, producing the protein MLPSTFLLILIGAVVFLMFFILKLKMNPVLAILLVTIPLAILLGNSPAEAIEAINQGFGATLTSIGIVIILGSIMAVIVQDTGAAIPIANFFVKLVRGKNVELGPALAGYILSIPVFGDITTLLMAPIASTLAQKHKISMAKMAVFICVGLNITHALVPPTPGILAVTLQMGADLGRVILFGSVIGIIGFFILYFLLRDWSGKEMIQPIKEYLELPEELAGKQEQAATGEGVLDNLPSTFHSFLPLFLPVILITVASFMKVSFDPQSTAYTIITFLGDRVIALLIGVAAAMTLAIGRMEKVKAIARKNDSRLREDCSLLECIFGSWVTRALQMAVLPLLITGMGGAFGRVLAAAPAAGGLAETIAASGIPALAIPWVITMAMMACLGSMTMAQLTSAALVLPILPSLGISPLAAVLAIGAGAIGPNHVNNSGFWVFSGFYNLNPKQALKYITFPSVVMSIILFAIVFVLNSIGLLG; encoded by the coding sequence ATGCTACCAAGTACATTTTTACTTATATTAATAGGGGCAGTGGTATTTCTTATGTTTTTTATTCTAAAACTGAAAATGAATCCAGTTTTAGCAATACTACTTGTAACAATTCCGCTGGCAATACTTTTAGGTAACTCACCAGCAGAAGCAATTGAGGCTATTAATCAGGGCTTTGGAGCAACACTGACATCCATAGGTATTGTTATTATTTTAGGTAGTATCATGGCAGTAATTGTTCAAGATACCGGGGCAGCCATACCCATAGCAAATTTCTTTGTAAAATTAGTACGTGGAAAGAATGTTGAGCTTGGGCCAGCTTTGGCAGGATACATACTTTCGATTCCAGTGTTTGGTGACATCACAACACTTTTGATGGCACCCATAGCCAGTACACTTGCACAAAAACATAAGATAAGTATGGCTAAGATGGCAGTATTTATCTGCGTTGGACTAAATATCACCCACGCATTAGTACCGCCAACACCAGGTATATTAGCGGTTACCCTCCAAATGGGTGCTGACTTAGGTAGAGTAATTTTATTCGGTTCAGTTATCGGAATCATCGGATTCTTCATATTATACTTCCTACTCAGAGACTGGTCGGGAAAAGAAATGATACAACCGATTAAAGAGTATCTGGAACTTCCGGAAGAATTGGCTGGTAAACAGGAACAAGCGGCAACCGGTGAAGGGGTGCTTGACAACCTACCATCAACATTCCATTCTTTCTTACCATTATTTTTACCAGTAATACTAATCACAGTTGCTTCCTTTATGAAAGTATCATTTGACCCGCAAAGTACAGCGTATACCATTATTACATTCCTTGGTGACCGTGTAATTGCACTACTGATTGGTGTAGCAGCGGCAATGACACTTGCAATAGGTAGAATGGAAAAAGTGAAAGCAATTGCTAGAAAAAATGATTCAAGACTACGAGAAGATTGTTCTTTACTAGAGTGTATATTTGGCTCTTGGGTAACAAGAGCATTGCAGATGGCAGTACTTCCATTACTTATAACGGGTATGGGTGGGGCCTTTGGTAGAGTACTTGCAGCAGCTCCAGCAGCTGGAGGTTTAGCAGAAACAATAGCTGCATCAGGAATACCAGCTTTAGCAATTCCATGGGTAATTACGATGGCTATGATGGCTTGTTTGGGATCTATGACAATGGCACAATTAACTTCGGCAGCCTTGGTGTTACCAATATTACCATCACTGGGTATATCACCATTGGCAGCAGTATTAGCTATCGGTGCCGGTGCAATTGGACCTAACCATGTAAATAATAGCGGATTCTGGGTATTCAGTGGATTCTACAATCTAAATCCAAAGCAGGCATTAAAATATATTACATTCCCAAGTGTCGTTATGAGTATCATCCTATTCGCAATTGTGTTTGTACTGAACTCAATAGGGCTTTTAGGATAG
- the ilvD gene encoding dihydroxy-acid dehydratase yields the protein MRNIKQKSASERLLWAQFDALQLGSGWDEEDIKKPQILIEDVFGDSHPGSVHLNKLTEQVKYGVFETGGFPAQFHATDICDGCAQGHDGMNYILASREAICDMVEVHGSVCSWDGMILASSCDKSIPAHLKAAARLDIPTIFIPGGSMRVGPNMTTSLVAGDISLRQKRKGEIEDQEVRDYKITGCPSVGACTFLGTASTMQCMSEALGLALPGSALMPATMTDILRNSRKAGRKIMELVEKNITPSQILTKEAFVNAIIVHAAIGGSTNATIHLPDIASELGIELTPELFDEINHKIPYIGNINPSGEHLTESFWFAGGIPMVQLMIKEHLNLDVMTATGKTLGENLEDLQKENFFDRNLGYLANYGLKSEDVIFPIEKAKEIGSIAILRGNIAPEGSVVKYSACDESLFVHKGTARVYNSEEDAHNAVVNGEINPGDVIVIRYEGPRGNGMPEMLMTTEAIVCDKRLNGTVSLVTDGRFSGATRGAAIGHVSPEAASGGPLAWVATGDIIEYNIHERTLNVVGIDGAEVSSEEVDKVFVERSKDGVIPRPPRKGLFKRYTTSAVSAMKGAGY from the coding sequence ATGAGAAATATAAAACAAAAAAGTGCTTCCGAAAGACTTTTATGGGCACAGTTCGATGCATTACAGCTTGGTTCAGGGTGGGACGAGGAAGATATCAAAAAACCACAAATACTAATAGAAGATGTATTTGGAGACAGCCATCCAGGTAGTGTTCATTTAAATAAACTTACGGAGCAGGTGAAATACGGTGTATTTGAAACTGGCGGATTTCCTGCACAATTCCACGCCACAGACATTTGTGATGGTTGCGCACAGGGACATGATGGTATGAACTATATACTAGCTTCTCGTGAAGCAATCTGCGATATGGTAGAGGTTCATGGTTCTGTTTGTTCTTGGGATGGTATGATACTAGCTTCTTCCTGCGATAAGTCTATTCCTGCCCACTTAAAGGCTGCAGCTAGACTTGATATACCAACAATATTTATTCCAGGTGGAAGTATGAGGGTTGGACCCAATATGACAACCTCTTTAGTCGCAGGAGACATCTCCTTACGTCAAAAACGTAAGGGTGAAATTGAAGATCAGGAAGTGAGAGATTACAAGATAACAGGATGTCCTTCAGTTGGGGCTTGTACGTTTTTAGGAACAGCCAGCACGATGCAATGTATGTCGGAAGCCCTGGGATTAGCTTTACCTGGCTCGGCTCTTATGCCAGCAACCATGACAGATATCCTCCGCAACTCCCGTAAAGCGGGTAGAAAGATTATGGAACTAGTTGAAAAGAATATTACACCTAGTCAAATATTAACGAAGGAAGCATTTGTAAATGCGATTATTGTTCACGCTGCAATTGGGGGCTCTACTAATGCAACGATTCATCTTCCAGATATAGCTTCAGAGTTGGGAATAGAGTTAACTCCTGAATTGTTTGATGAAATTAACCATAAAATACCATACATTGGAAACATCAATCCAAGTGGGGAACACTTGACAGAGTCATTTTGGTTTGCTGGAGGAATTCCAATGGTGCAGCTTATGATTAAGGAGCATTTAAACCTTGATGTTATGACAGCTACCGGAAAAACCTTAGGTGAGAATCTTGAAGACTTGCAAAAAGAAAACTTCTTTGATAGAAATCTTGGTTATTTAGCTAATTATGGACTCAAAAGTGAAGATGTAATTTTCCCTATAGAGAAAGCAAAGGAAATAGGATCTATTGCTATCCTTAGGGGTAACATAGCTCCGGAAGGATCTGTGGTTAAGTATTCTGCTTGTGATGAAAGTTTATTTGTTCATAAAGGGACTGCAAGGGTTTATAACAGTGAAGAAGATGCGCACAATGCAGTTGTAAACGGAGAGATTAACCCAGGAGATGTAATTGTAATTCGTTACGAAGGACCTCGGGGAAATGGTATGCCTGAAATGCTAATGACCACAGAGGCGATTGTTTGTGATAAACGGTTAAATGGTACGGTTTCATTAGTGACTGACGGTAGATTTTCAGGCGCTACTCGTGGTGCTGCAATTGGGCATGTGTCTCCAGAGGCTGCTTCAGGAGGACCATTAGCTTGGGTTGCCACAGGAGATATCATAGAATATAACATTCATGAGCGTACATTAAATGTTGTGGGTATTGACGGTGCTGAAGTGTCATCAGAAGAGGTGGATAAGGTATTTGTTGAAAGATCTAAAGACGGTGTTATTCCAAGACCACCTAGAAAAGGACTCTTTAAGAGATATACAACTTCTGCAGTGTCAGCAATGAAAGGTGCGGGCTATTAA
- a CDS encoding fumarylacetoacetate hydrolase family protein, translated as MKFIAFTTKDKENTRLGVYKNSESIVIDLNTIGLSRFFHDMNDLIKNIKPKDIDVLKEVISLVEEKEYETYHVEEITLGAPIDRTIHDVICVGLNYAEHIDETKKGFDENMEIPLHTVYFSKRANQVKGPGEEIESHSHLNESMDYEVELAVIIGKEGINISKEEAKEYIFGYTILNDLSARGLQKNHVQWFRGKSLDGFTSMGPCIVHGSSVGFPLELDIKSRVNDELRQNSNTKFMMKDVSTIISEISQGMTLLPGDVIATGTPSGVGMGFTPPRFLKAGDTVECEIQHMGLLKNKIK; from the coding sequence ATGAAATTTATAGCTTTTACAACAAAGGACAAAGAGAACACACGACTAGGCGTATATAAAAATAGTGAAAGTATAGTGATTGACTTGAATACCATAGGACTAAGTCGCTTTTTCCATGATATGAATGATTTGATTAAGAATATCAAGCCGAAGGATATTGATGTATTAAAGGAAGTCATTAGTTTGGTGGAAGAGAAAGAATACGAAACGTATCATGTAGAGGAAATAACTTTAGGTGCTCCTATTGATAGAACCATTCATGATGTGATTTGTGTTGGACTAAACTACGCGGAACATATTGATGAAACAAAAAAGGGTTTTGATGAAAATATGGAAATACCGCTACACACAGTGTATTTTTCTAAAAGGGCAAATCAGGTGAAGGGCCCTGGAGAAGAAATTGAAAGCCATAGTCATTTAAATGAAAGTATGGATTATGAAGTAGAGTTAGCTGTGATTATTGGCAAAGAGGGAATCAATATTTCAAAAGAAGAAGCCAAGGAGTATATATTTGGATATACGATACTGAATGATCTTTCAGCCAGGGGTCTTCAAAAAAATCATGTTCAGTGGTTTAGAGGGAAAAGTCTTGATGGCTTTACTTCCATGGGACCCTGTATTGTACATGGTTCTTCCGTAGGTTTTCCATTGGAGCTTGATATTAAATCGAGGGTCAATGATGAGTTGAGACAGAACTCCAATACAAAGTTTATGATGAAGGATGTCAGCACAATTATTTCCGAGATTTCACAGGGAATGACGCTACTGCCAGGGGATGTCATTGCCACAGGAACGCCATCAGGAGTGGGGATGGGTTTTACACCTCCAAGGTTTTTGAAGGCGGGAGATACAGTAGAATGTGAAATTCAACATATGGGACTTTTAAAAAATAAAATAAAATAA
- a CDS encoding pyridoxal phosphate-dependent aminotransferase — protein MPSLSKTILNLEESGIREIMNLALGMEDVIRLEIGEPQFDTPEHIIEATSQAARDGFTKYTANLGLLSLRETISNHVNNRFNLETSWENVAVSVGGVGAVSSLIRVLADAGDELLIPSIAWPNYKMAIDCIDATPVFYKLDPNNDFLPSIENLESLVTPKTKVLVINSPSNPLGVVIPQKLIKELVEFAKKHDLFLISDEVYEEIIFEGDHISTLPYDTDGRVIGVFSFSKTYAMTGYRLGYAIGNKEIIKEVGKFQEVNVMNACGIAQKAAEAALKGSQDCIREMVAVYKDNMEAATRLMDEYEIPYQQPTGAFYLWVNIGCKDATVFAKDFLVQHKVAIAPGNTFGPEGSPYIRISLASKKEDILEGIHRLAVMLGKSKLAVNA, from the coding sequence ATGCCGTCATTATCTAAAACAATATTAAACTTAGAAGAATCTGGTATTAGAGAAATTATGAACTTAGCATTGGGTATGGAAGATGTGATTAGACTGGAAATAGGAGAACCACAGTTTGATACACCTGAGCATATCATTGAAGCAACTAGTCAAGCTGCAAGAGATGGGTTTACTAAATATACTGCGAACCTAGGACTGTTATCTCTAAGAGAAACAATATCCAATCATGTAAACAATAGATTTAACTTAGAAACAAGTTGGGAGAATGTAGCTGTATCAGTAGGAGGCGTAGGTGCTGTTTCTTCATTAATCCGTGTGTTAGCAGATGCCGGAGATGAATTACTCATACCTAGTATTGCCTGGCCAAATTATAAGATGGCAATTGATTGTATTGATGCAACACCTGTATTCTATAAATTAGACCCTAACAATGATTTCTTACCATCCATTGAAAATTTAGAAAGTCTTGTGACACCTAAAACCAAGGTACTGGTAATCAACTCACCTTCAAATCCTTTGGGAGTCGTGATTCCACAGAAACTAATAAAAGAGCTAGTAGAATTTGCTAAGAAACATGACTTATTTCTTATCTCTGATGAAGTGTATGAGGAAATCATTTTTGAAGGAGACCATATTAGTACGCTTCCATATGATACTGATGGACGCGTAATTGGCGTATTTAGTTTTTCAAAAACCTATGCCATGACAGGGTATCGATTAGGTTACGCCATCGGTAATAAAGAGATTATAAAAGAAGTAGGTAAATTCCAAGAAGTGAATGTCATGAATGCATGTGGCATTGCTCAAAAGGCTGCTGAAGCTGCTTTAAAAGGATCGCAGGATTGCATTAGAGAAATGGTGGCGGTCTATAAAGACAACATGGAAGCAGCAACTAGACTAATGGACGAATATGAAATTCCTTATCAACAACCAACGGGTGCATTCTATCTATGGGTAAATATAGGGTGCAAGGATGCTACAGTGTTTGCTAAAGACTTTTTAGTACAACATAAGGTAGCAATCGCACCGGGAAATACCTTTGGACCTGAGGGAAGCCCTTATATACGTATTTCTTTGGCATCTAAGAAAGAAGATATATTGGAGGGAATCCATAGACTGGCTGTTATGCTGGGAAAATCAAAGCTTGCTGTGAATGCTTAA
- a CDS encoding HpcH/HpaI aldolase family protein: protein MSNRIQNELSEGKYVVGPFMKLASPAIVEIMGKAGFDYVIIDCEHGPTNMLQAEDMVRAAKLVGISPVIRVSANDPVMISRALDIGADAVQVPQISTKEDAERVAKAAKFAPLGERGSCPYVRAAEYSHLDKKEYFKKANEETMVIIHIEGEEGAKNIDEILSVEGIDVIFIGPYDLSQSLGVPGEVDHPKVVEMMEMVVEKAKGKGKTVGTFVESPEGAHRWIDLGVQYISYAGDTGIIYQACKDIMQQIQSVEAISQDQI from the coding sequence ATGAGTAATCGAATACAAAATGAACTGAGTGAAGGAAAATATGTTGTGGGTCCATTTATGAAGCTAGCTAGCCCTGCAATAGTTGAGATTATGGGGAAAGCCGGATTTGACTACGTGATTATAGACTGTGAGCATGGACCTACAAATATGCTCCAGGCTGAAGATATGGTAAGGGCGGCTAAACTTGTAGGGATTTCGCCTGTCATTAGAGTCAGTGCCAATGATCCTGTTATGATATCTAGGGCATTGGATATTGGAGCAGATGCGGTGCAGGTACCACAAATCAGCACAAAAGAAGATGCAGAAAGAGTAGCTAAAGCTGCTAAGTTCGCTCCACTAGGAGAGCGGGGCTCTTGTCCTTATGTTAGAGCTGCTGAGTACAGTCATCTTGATAAGAAAGAATATTTTAAGAAAGCCAATGAAGAAACCATGGTGATTATTCATATAGAGGGAGAAGAGGGAGCTAAGAACATTGATGAAATTTTATCAGTAGAGGGAATAGACGTCATATTTATAGGACCCTATGACTTATCTCAATCATTAGGGGTTCCAGGTGAGGTAGACCACCCTAAAGTGGTGGAAATGATGGAAATGGTTGTTGAAAAAGCCAAAGGAAAAGGAAAGACAGTGGGGACATTTGTTGAAAGTCCAGAAGGCGCTCATAGATGGATTGATTTAGGCGTGCAGTATATATCCTATGCTGGAGATACAGGAATTATTTATCAAGCATGTAAAGATATAATGCAACAAATCCAGTCAGTTGAAGCAATTTCTCAAGACCAAATATAA